The following is a genomic window from Chitinophaga caseinilytica.
AACCAGGTCAACAAAAAAATGCAGCGCAAGCTGATGGAAGACAATGCGGAACTGGGCAGCCAGCTGGTGGAATCACTGAATTCCGTGGCCACCATCAAACGTTTCGGGCTGGAGGAATTCGCCAATATCAAAACGGAAGCGCGTTTCGTGCGATTGCTCAAAACGATCTTTTCGTCTTCCGTTACCAATTTATATCTCGGCAACGCCAGTAGTTTCGCGACCAATGCGTTTGTGGTGATCCTCCTGTGGGCGGGCTCGTATTTCGTGATGGACAGGCAGCTCAGTCCGGGCGAACTGTTGTCTTTCTACGCGATAATCGGGTACTTTACCGGCCCGGCGATGAGCCTCATCGGCGCCAACCGCAGCATGCAGGACGCGCTGATCGCGGCCGACCGCCTTTTCGAGATCATGGACCTCGAGCAGGAGGAAACCGCCAACAAGGTTGCGCTTGCGCCTGAAATGGTCGGCGACATCCATTTTCAAAAGGTGAGTTTCCGGTATGGCACGCGCGTAGAGGTTTTCAAGCATTTCGATTTGCATATACCTCAAAGCCGGATCACGGCGGTGGTGGGTGAGAGCGGCAGCGGGAAATCGACGCTGATGGCGCTTTTACAGAATATTTATCCGTTGATGGAAGGAAGCATTCTCATCGGCCAGCTGGATATCCGGTATATCGACAACGATAGCCTCCGCAGGCAGGTGTCTGCCGTTCCGCAGCAGATCGATCTTTTCGCAGGATCTGTGCTGGAAAATATCGCCGTTGGCGAGTTTGAGCCGGACGTGCAGCGTGTGCTCCACGTCTGCAAGCTGTTGGGCATCCTCCAGTTCATCGAAAAACTGCCCGAAGGCTTCAATACGCCGCTTGGTGAACACGGGGTCAACCTCAGCGGTGGACAAAGGCAGCGGATCGCCATTGCCCGGGCGCTTTACCGCGACCCGCAGGTGCTTATCCTCGACGAAGCCACATCGTCCCTCGACTCCGTTTCCGACCAATATGTGCAGGAAGCGATGCAGCAATTGAGAGACCAGGGCAAAACGATCGTCGTGATCGCGCACCGGCTCAGCACGGTCGTGAGCGCAGATAAAATCGTAGTGCTGCAGGAAGGGAAGTTGGTGGAAGAAGGGACGCACTCCGAGTTGCTCGCCAACAATTCCGTATATGCGAAACTGTGGCATCATCACCAGGCGGTACTGGCCTGATCATCCCGTATTTCATCCTTATTCAATAAAAAAAGGCCCGCATAACGCGGGCCTTCCGATGTCCAAATCAGTCAGGCTTTTACTTAGCCATCAGCCTGACAAGTGTCTTGCCGTCCGTGTCTCCCAGGGTCAACACCCCGTCAACAACGGTCCAGGTTTTTATTTTGTCGGTAACACCGATGAATTTGTCTTCATATTGCATTTTGCCCATGCACATCATTTTCGTGGCGGCCATGGGCGTGAATGAAATCTTGTTGGGCGCTTCCAGCTTGAAGCCTCCCGTGATCATGTTGCAACCCGCCGATCCATGCACGCGGCTGTCTGCCTGTTGGAACGTAAGCTCCGCGGGGCGTATGAGGCCGGCGGTATCTACCGGCAGGCCGTCCACTTCCACCATCCGCCAGGTCTTATAGAGGTCGGCTTCGTTGTTGGTGCCGCCTGCGGCTTTGTTAGCGTTCGAACATCCCGCCATGAAAGCCGTTGCGGCAATTGCGGTGCAAAAAGTCAGTATTCTATTCATATCTTATCTTTTTCTCCTTCTATAACAATACCGGCCTCAAAAAGTTACATTTTTAATACTGGCTGTAAAAACTTTGCAGGTCCCGCGCCAACCGGTCGTAAATCGGACGGGTCAGTTCGAGGAAAAGGTCTTGCGGGGGCGGCGGGGGAATGTCGCGGCCGCGGATGAGGCCTTTGTCGGCATCGCTGAGAGCGCGCTCGTCGCCACGGAAAGTACCGAACTGGTTCTGCCAGGTGAACGAACCGGGAAGGCGGTCTTGGCGGAGGATGCGGTCGTTGGTGACGTCGATGATCCGGTAGTCGAGCAAACCGCTGGACTCCACGGTTTTCCTCGTAACGAAGATGGTCGCTTTCACGGTGATGTCTACCATGGGATATTTGCCGGTGCTGTCGGGCTTGTTGCCCTTCACCTGGATCACTTTCGATACTTCGCGCTGGGAACGGTCTACATAAGTTTGTCCGACCATAAAGTCCATAAACCGCATTTCCATGTATTGATCGGGGTGGAAATCCTTTTCGCCACGAACCCTTCTTTCATCGTAAAACCGCACGAAAGTGTTGATGCGACGGTCTTCCAGGTTGCGCACGAGCGCATCGCGGAACTGGTCTGCGGAAAACTGAAAGTAAGACGAGCGGACATCGATTTCGCTTACCACCACATGTACGAGCCCGAGTTGGTAGGCTTGTTCTTTCAGGCTGGCGGCGTCGCGGAAATTGGGGCTGAGGCGGAGGGCGGCGTCGAACTCGTCGTAGGCTTGCCTGGCCGCGGCCTTGTTCCGTTCATCGAGGAGCTGGATGCCTCTGTCATAGCGAACTTCAGCGGCATTTTCGCCCGAAGCGGCGATGGCGGCGCTGTAATCTTTGGGCTTCACGACCGAACTGGCGGCGGGGGAGCTGCGGATCACATTATAGAGCGCCTGCATGGATCGGTATTCATTTTTGACGTCTTCCCATTTCAGGGGATTGTTAGAAGCGAGCGCCTGTTTGGCCCGGCCTTCATAAAAATCTTTGGCCGCGTCGTAGGCGGCGGGGAGGAGCCGGAGGGAGGTTTCGTCTTGCGGGCGGCGTTGCAGCTTTTTCACGAAAGCTTCGACGGCGGCGGAATAGCGGCCCTGGTTATACAGTTTTTCGCCGGATTTGCAGGCAAAGAGGATAACAGCCGGCAGGCATACGGATAGGTAGCGGAGATACTTCAACATATAGCTGTGTTTACGAACTTATATATTCAAACGGCACGCCAAATCATTCCCATCGGATAACAAAAGGAAAATTAAGATGGTTTTAACATTGCGGGGTCAGATTTTGAAGTTGCGGCGGAGCTCACGGTCTACCTCGCGGGCCTTGATGCTGTCGCGCTTGTCGTGCAGTTTTTTACCTTTCCCGATGCCGATTTCCATTTTGGCCAGTCCTTTATCGGTAATGAACATCCGGAGGGGAATGATGGTGTATCCACGTTCCTGGATTTTCTTTTCCATCTTCTTCAATTCTTTCCGCTGGAGCAGGAGTTTACGTTCACGAAGGGGATCGTGGTTGGCGTAGGTACCGAATTTGTATTCGGCGATGTGCAGGCTTTTGACGAATAATTCGCCTTTGGAGAAATAGCAGAAGCTGTCATTAAAGCTCACCTTTCCACCGCGGATGGATTTGATCTCGGTTCCGGTCAATACCAATCCGGCGATGTATTTATCTTCTATCGCGTATTCAAAATAAGCCGATCTGTTTCTTAATTCTGCCATGTTGAGGGTTACAAATGGGCCGGCTGCGTGGGCAGCCGGCCGGGGGAATATCGTTTTAGTGTTTGAACAGCTGGAGCAAAGTTCCGAGCTTGTTCTTCAGCTCTTTACGATCGGTGATGAAATCGAGGAACCCGTGGTCCAGGAGGAATTCCGCACTCTGGAACCCTTCCGGGAGGTCCTTTTTAATGGTTTCCTTGATTACGCGCGGGCCGGCGAAGCCGATGAGGGCGCCGGGCTCGGCGGTATTGATGTCTCCCAGCATGGCGTACGACGCGGTAACGCCACCGGTGGTGGGGTCTGTCATCAAGGAAATGTAGGGAAGGCGGGCAGCGGCCAGTTGGGTCAGCTTGGCCGAGGTTTTGGCCATCTGCATCAGTGAAAACGCGCTTTCCATCATACGGGCACCGCCCGATTTGCTGATGATCAGCAGCGGAAGCTTGTGCTGGATGCAATAATCGATGCTTCGTGCGATTTTTTCACCCACCACGGAGCCCATGGAGCCGCCGATAAAGTTGAAGTCCATACAGGCCACTACGAGCCCGTTGCCGTTTACCATACCTACGCCGGCGCGCATGGCGTCGGAGAGACCGGATTTCTTCTGGGCGTCTTTCAGCCTGTCGCCATAAGGTTTCAGATCGTTGAAGCCAAGGAAGTCTTTCGGATAGATATTGGTGAAGAGCTCTTCAAAATTATTATCGTCGAAAATG
Proteins encoded in this region:
- the accD gene encoding acetyl-CoA carboxylase, carboxyltransferase subunit beta, whose product is MSWFKRIKQGISTSTSEKKEAPDGLWHKCPKCKKTTTMKDLKANLYVCDKCNYHNRINSPEYFEIIFDDNNFEELFTNIYPKDFLGFNDLKPYGDRLKDAQKKSGLSDAMRAGVGMVNGNGLVVACMDFNFIGGSMGSVVGEKIARSIDYCIQHKLPLLIISKSGGARMMESAFSLMQMAKTSAKLTQLAAARLPYISLMTDPTTGGVTASYAMLGDINTAEPGALIGFAGPRVIKETIKKDLPEGFQSAEFLLDHGFLDFITDRKELKNKLGTLLQLFKH
- the smpB gene encoding SsrA-binding protein SmpB, whose protein sequence is MAELRNRSAYFEYAIEDKYIAGLVLTGTEIKSIRGGKVSFNDSFCYFSKGELFVKSLHIAEYKFGTYANHDPLRERKLLLQRKELKKMEKKIQERGYTIIPLRMFITDKGLAKMEIGIGKGKKLHDKRDSIKAREVDRELRRNFKI
- a CDS encoding peptidase domain-containing ABC transporter encodes the protein MSTNTRLKKSARVRQRDLSDCGATCLASVAAFYNLEIPVARIRQLAATDSKGTNVLGMVEAATRLGFQAKGVKGPFEALYNIPKPAIAHVVVKGVLHHYVVIYRVTKTDVTVMDPADGQYHHIPHDTFKQMWTGVLVILMPGDDFRAGNERTSHLARFWFLLRPHRSVVAQALFGAIIYTVLGLSTSIYVQKIVDNVLVEGNRNLLNLLGIIMILILLLQLFIGHVKSVFALKTGQQIDAQLILGYYKHLLRLPQQFFDTMRVGEITSRINDAVKIRVFINDVAIGLVVNVFIVFFSFALMFTYYWKLALLVLAILPVYGLIYWISNQVNKKMQRKLMEDNAELGSQLVESLNSVATIKRFGLEEFANIKTEARFVRLLKTIFSSSVTNLYLGNASSFATNAFVVILLWAGSYFVMDRQLSPGELLSFYAIIGYFTGPAMSLIGANRSMQDALIAADRLFEIMDLEQEETANKVALAPEMVGDIHFQKVSFRYGTRVEVFKHFDLHIPQSRITAVVGESGSGKSTLMALLQNIYPLMEGSILIGQLDIRYIDNDSLRRQVSAVPQQIDLFAGSVLENIAVGEFEPDVQRVLHVCKLLGILQFIEKLPEGFNTPLGEHGVNLSGGQRQRIAIARALYRDPQVLILDEATSSLDSVSDQYVQEAMQQLRDQGKTIVVIAHRLSTVVSADKIVVLQEGKLVEEGTHSELLANNSVYAKLWHHHQAVLA
- a CDS encoding META domain-containing protein, translating into MNRILTFCTAIAATAFMAGCSNANKAAGGTNNEADLYKTWRMVEVDGLPVDTAGLIRPAELTFQQADSRVHGSAGCNMITGGFKLEAPNKISFTPMAATKMMCMGKMQYEDKFIGVTDKIKTWTVVDGVLTLGDTDGKTLVRLMAK